A window from Schistosoma haematobium chromosome 1, whole genome shotgun sequence encodes these proteins:
- a CDS encoding hypothetical protein (EggNog:ENOG410V65K~COG:S), with amino-acid sequence MSIAWFDSISRQRNPCKRPSENNNFCNKKRKNYRHTPISKKSQIIQSSGPNSVTHSPCVVAPSIQKLRENILNAYVVKETEMIAFFHLLDDTTIKKFLAFDMCFKYADNFAIAYVFAYFKRCNLSIQEYNRMNFFCCLYLVHDIEEDDGDHKYEILPWALGSFWQQKISSFSRQKEALWARMDYRAVVSYRCCKELMSIFPSHPVWGRNRLPHHGGAIRAYLKPTDSNIPQGPKSLPRLCDACKLFYARDTVPKCLIASENFLTPENSPNLNDSAFHSLFEDDSFSSFRNENGSNMNTGFQSYNSCCNESWLSQETYCYERTISGIENEYCLIDEE; translated from the exons ATGTCTATCGCATGGTTTGATAGCATAAGTCGTCAGCGTAATCCATGCAAGAGGCCTAGTGAAAACAATAATTTTTGTAACAAAAAACGGAAGAATTACAGGCATACACCTATATCTAAGAAATCTCAGATAATTCAGTCATCTGGCCCTAACAGTGTTACTCATAGTCCTTGCGTCGTGGCTCCATCTATCCAAAAATTACGTGAGAATATTTTGAATGCCTATGTAGTTAAAGAAACAGAAATGATAGCATTTTTCCATTTGCTGG ACGATACCACAATTAAAAAGTTTCTTGCCTTCGACATGTGCTTCAAATATGCGGACAAT TTTGCGATCGCCTATGTGTTCGCCTATTTTAAAAGATGTAATCTTTCAATTCAAGAATATAATCGAATGAACTTTTTTTGCTGTCT GTATCTTGTGCATGATATAGAAGAAGATGATGGGGATCACAAATATGAAATTCTTCCATGGGCTCTTGGCTCATTTTGGCAACAGAAAATATCGAGCTTTTCTCGACAGAAAGAGGCTTTATGGGCTAGAATGGATTATCGAGCTGTGGTTAGCTAtagatgctgcaaagaa CTAATGAGTATTTTTCCATCACATCCTGTATGGGGCCGAAACAGACTTCCACATCATGGAGGAGCTATTCGAGCTTATCTAAAGCCCACTGACTCGAATATTCCGCAGGGTCCGAAGTCTCTTCCAAG ACTATGTGATGCCTGTAAACTGTTCTATGCAAGAGACACTGTTCCTAAATGTTTAATTGCAAGTGAAAACTTCCTTACCCCAGAAAATTCCCCAAACCTAAATGACTCAGCTTTCCATAGTCTATTTGAAG ACGATTCGTTCAGCAGCTTTAGAAACGAAAATGGATCAAACATGAATACTGGGTTTCAATCATATAATTCATGCTGTAATGAAAGTTGGCTCTCTCAAGAAACGTACTGTTATGAGAGAA CCATTTCTGGTATTGAAAACGAATATTGCCTTATAGATGAAGAATAA